The Schizosaccharomyces pombe strain 972h- genome assembly, chromosome: I genome contains a region encoding:
- the myp2 gene encoding Myo3-like myosin II heavy chain myp2 codes for MSYLSKNGSNDNNNIIKKLVDAEKHCNAVKDASFDERTWIWIPDSKESFVKAWIVEDLGEKYRVKLERDGSERIVDGFDAEKVNPPKFDMVDDMAALTCLNEPSVVNNLTQRYEKDLIYTYSGLFLVAVNPYCHLPIYGDDVVRKYQSKQFKETKPHIFGTADAAYRSLLERRINQSILVTGESGAGKTETTKKVIQYLTSVTDASTSDSQQLEKKILETNPVLEAFGNAQTVRNNNSSRFGKFIRIEFSNNGSIVGANLDWYLLEKSRVIHPSSNERNYHVFYQLLRGADGSLLESLFLDRYVDHYSYLKNGLKHINGVDDGKEFQKLCFGLRTLGFDNNEIHSLFLIIASILHIGNIEVASDRSGQARFPSLTQIDQLCHLLEIPVDGFVNAALHPKSKAGREWIVTARTREQVVHTLQSLAKGLYERNFAHLVKRLNQTMYYSQSEHDGFIGVLDIAGFEIFTFNSFEQLCINFTNEKLQQFFNHYMFVLEQEEYTQERIEWDFIDYGNDLQPTIDAIEKSEPIGIFSCLDEDCVMPMATDATFTEKLHLLFKGKSDIYRPKKFSSEGFVLKHYAGDVEYDTKDWLEKNKDPLNACLAALMFKSTNSHVSSLFDDYSSNASGRDNIEKKGIFRTVSQRHRRQLSSLMHQLEATQPHFVRCIIPNNLKQPHNLDKSLVLHQLRCNGVLEGIRIAQTGFPNKLFYTEFRARYGILSQSLKRGYVEAKKATITIINELKLPSTVYRLGETKVFFKASVLGSLEDRRNALLRVIFNSFSARIRGFLTRRRLYRFNHRQDAAILLQHNLRQLKLLKPHPWWNLFLHLKPLLGTTQTDEYLRRKDALINNLQNQLESTKEVANELTITKERVLQLTNDLQEEQALAHEKDILVERANSRVEVVHERLSSLENQVTIADEKYEFLYAEKQSIEEDLANKQTEISYLSDLSSTLEKKLSSIKKDEQTISSKYKELEKDYLNIMADYQHSSQHLSNLEKAINEKNLNIRELNEKLMRLDDELLLKQRSYDTKVQELREENASLKDQCRTYESQLASLVSKYSETESELNKKEAELVIFQKEITEYRDQLHKAFQNPEKTHNINDVKSGPLNSDENIYSTSSTTLSILKDVQELKSLHTKEANQLSERIKEISEMLEQSIATEEKLRRKNSELCDIIEALKYQIQDQETEIISLNADNLDLKDTNGVLEKNASDFIDFQGIKSRYEHKISDLLNQLQKERCKVGLLKQKTENRSVTQHTLDGNSPHPSFEEKHSGDPLKRIDGNNDDRKIDNKLLKTISKSLDALQLTVEEELSNLYSLSKDLSFTDISGHIPNSIRKLEKGLSTLSELKERLNASNSDRPSPDIFKDTQAIMNSRKLLSNPNSDAQSGLISSLQKKLYNPESNMEFTGLKPLSPSKISNLPSSQPGSPSKRSGKMEALIRNFDQNSSIPDPFIVNQRNSVLQTEFEKINLKLKEATKSGILDNKDLSKFSELIQSLLKENEELKNLTTSNLGSDDKMLDFAPLLEDVPNNTRNQIKGFVEKAISSKRAIAKLYSASEEKLFSTEKALREITKERDRLLHGLQGPSVPTSPLKAPTASQLIIPNFDGSITNYSGEEETEWLQEEVNIMKIKELTSTVNKYREQLAMVQSLNEHAESSLSKAERSKNYLTGRLQEVEELARGFQTTNADLQNELADAVVKQKEYEVLYVEKSNDYNTLLLQKEKLMKQIDEFHVIRVQDLEEREKKDQLLFQRYQKELNGFKVQLEEEREKNLRIRQDNRHMHAEIGDIRTKFDELVLEKTNLLKENSILQADLQSLSRVNNSSSTAQQNAQSQLLSLTAQLQEVREANQTLRKDQDTLLRENRNLERKLHEVSEQLNKKFDSSARPFDEIEMEKEVLTLKSNLAQKDDLLSSLVERIKQIEMFALKTQKDSNNHREENLQLHRQLGVLQKEKKDLELKLFDLDLKTYPISTSKDVRMLQKQISDLEASFAASDIERIKGIDECRNRDRTIRQLEAQISKFDDDKKRIQSSVSRLEERNAQLRNQLEDVQASETQWKFALRRTEHALQEERERVKSLETDFDKYRSLLEGQRVKRSESRLSMRSNRSPSVLR; via the coding sequence ATGTCgtatctttcaaaaaatggcTCTAACGACAACAATaatattatcaaaaagCTAGTAGATGCTGAAAAACATTGCAATGCCGTGAAAGACGCGTCTTTTGATGAACGGACATGGATCTGGATTCCTGATTCGAAGGAATCATTCGTGAAAGCTTGGATAGTTGAAGATTTAGGAGAAAAATATAGGGTGAAATTAGAAAGAGATGGCTCGGAAAGAATTGTGGATGGATTTGATGctgaaaaagtaaatccACCGAAGTTTGATATGGTTGATGACATGGCTGCGTTGACATGTCTCAACGAACCATCAGTAGTTAACAACCTTACTCAGCGTTATGAGAAAGATTTAATATATACCTATTCAGGCTTGTTTCTCGTTGCTGTAAACCCCTATTGTCATTTACCAATTTATGGCGATGATGTTGTGCGAAAATACCAATCTAAACAGTTTAAAGAAACTAAACCCCATATTTTTGGAACAGCTGATGCCGCATATCGAAGTTTATTAGAAAGGAGGATCAATCAATCTATTTTAGTTACTGGTGAATCAGGAGCTGGAAAAACTGAAACTACTAAAAAGGTTATTCAGTACCTAACATCGGTCACTGATGCTTCCACAAGCGATTCTCAACAGTTGGAGAAGAAAATCCTTGAAACGAATCCTGTGTTGGAGGCTTTTGGGAATGCTCAGACTGTCCGGAATAACAACTCATCCCGCTTTGGCAAGTTCATAcgaattgaattttctaataatgGAAGCATCGTTGGAGCGAATTTAGACTGGTAccttttggaaaaatctCGCGTTATACATCCTTCCTCCAATGAACGCAATTATCACGTCTTTTATCAACTACTTCGAGGTGCTGATGGATCATTGCTTGAAAGTCTTTTCCTTGATCGATATGTTGACCATTACtcatatttaaaaaatggtcTCAAGCATATTAATGGAGTCGATGATGGCaaagaatttcaaaaattatgCTTTGGTCTCAGAACTTTGGGGTTTGATAATAACGAAATTCACAGTTTGTTCTTAATTATAGCTTCAATTCTTCATATAGGAAATATTGAAGTAGCATCTGATCGTTCGGGGCAAGCTAGATTTCCTTCCTTAACGCAAATTGATCAATTATGCCATTTACTCGAAATCCCTGTTGATGGATTTGTTAATGCAGCTTTACACCCAAAGTCCAAAGCTGGACGAGAATGGATTGTGACGGCAAGAACACGTGAACAAGTAGTCCATACACTACAATCCTTAGCCAAAGGCCTTTATGAGCGTAATTTTGCGCATTTAGTGAAACGTCTGAATCAGACTATGTATTATTCTCAGTCTGAACATGATGGGTTCATTGGGGTTTTAGATATTGCTGGGTTTGAAATTTTCACTTTTAATAGTTTTGAGCAACTCTGtattaattttacaaatgaaAAGCTTCAGCAATTCTTTAATCATTACATGTTCGTTCTGGAACAAGAAGAATATACACAAGAACGCATCGAATGGGATTTTATTGACTACGGAAATGATTTGCAGCCCACCATAGATGCTATCGAAAAATCTGAGCCCATTGGTATTTTTTCTTGCCTCGACGAGGATTGTGTTATGCCAATGGCTACTGATGCTACATTCACAGAAAAACTTCACCTTCTTTTTAAGGGTAAATCCGATATATACCGTCCTAAAAAGTTTTCTAGTGAAGgctttgttttaaaacattatgCTGGTGATGTCGAATATGATACCAAAGATTGGCTGgagaaaaacaaagatcCTCTAAATGCATGTCTTGCCGCACTAATGTTCAAATCTACTAACAGTCATGTGTCTTCTCTTTTTGATGATTATTCGTCAAATGCTAGTGGTCGAGATAacattgaaaagaaaggaatcTTTCGTACTGTGTCGCAGCGTCATAGGAGACAGCTTTCTAGTCTTATGCACCAACTCGAAGCAACTCAGCCTCACTTTGTCAGATGCATTATTCCAAACAATTTGAAGCAGCCTCACAATTTGGATAAATCTCTCGTTCTTCATCAACTTCGATGCAACGGTGTACTGGAGGGTATTAGAATTGCTCAAACTGGATTTCCAAACAAACTATTTTATACAGAATTTAGAGCTCGTTATGGGATTCTTTCGCAGTCATTAAAGAGAGGATATGTCGAAGCAAAAAAGGCAACAATAACGATCAtcaatgaattaaaattacCTAGTACCGTATACCGTTTGGGTGAAACAAaggtattttttaaagccaGTGTCTTGGGTTCTTTAGAGGATCGCAGAAACGCTTTACTGCGGGTGatatttaattcattttcagcTCGCATTCGTGGGTTTTTGACAAGACGGAGACTTTACCGGTTTAATCATAGGCAAGATGCAGCTATCCTTCTACAGCATAACTTGAGGCAGTTGAAGTTATTGAAGCCACATCCTTGGTGGAATCTTTTTCTGCATCTTAAACCGTTATTGGGAACAACCCAGACTGATGAGTAtttaagaagaaaagacGCACtcataaataatttacagAATCAATTGGAAAGTACCAAGGAAGTTGCAAACGAATTAACTATTACCAAAGAACGAGTCTTACAATTGACTAACGATTTGCAAGAGGAACAAGCTCTGGCACATGAAAAGGACATTTTGGTAGAAAGAGCCAATAGCCGGGTTGAAGTTGTTCATGAGAGACTGTCAAGTTTGGAAAATCAAGTAACTATTGCTGATGAAAAATATGAGTTTTTGTATGCAGAGAAGCAAAGCATAGAGGAGGACCTTGCCAACAAACAGACAGAAATTTCTTATCTTTCCGATTTATCATCTACATTGGAGAAAAAGCTGTCTTCAATTAAGAAGGACGAGCAAACGATTTCTTCTAAATATAAAGAGCTTGAGAAAGACTATCTGAATATCATGGCGGATTATCAACATAGTTCGCAGCATTTATCAAATCTTGAAAAGGCTATTAAcgaaaagaatttaaatattcGCGAATTGAATGAGAAACTCATGAGACTTGATGATGAGTTACTATTAAAGCAACGAAGTTATGATACAAAGGTTCAAGAATTAAGGGAAGAAAACGCAAGCTTAAAAGACCAATGTCGTACTTACGAATCTCAATTAGCAAGTCTTGTTTCCAAATACTCAGAAACAGAAAGTGAATTGAATAAGAAGGAAGCCGAGTTAGTTATCTTTCAGAAGGAAATCACGGAATACAGAGATCAACTTCAtaaagcttttcaaaatcctGAGAAAACTCATAACATTAATGATGTAAAAAGTGGCCCCTTAAACAGTGATGAGAATATTTATTCTACTTCTTCGACCACGCTTTCAATTTTGAAGGATGTTCAAGAGCTTAAATCATTACATACGAAAGAAGCAAACCAGTTATCTGAACGGATTAAAGAGATAAGTGAGATGCTTGAGCAAAGTATAGCGACTGAAGAAAAGCTTCGTAGAAAAAATTCTGAACTATGTGATATAATTGAGGCCTTAAAATACCAAATTCAGGATCAGGAAACTGAAATTATCTCTTTAAATGCTGATAATCTGGATTTGAAAGATACAAATGGTGTTTTGGAGAAGAATGCTAGTGATTTCATAGACTTCCAAGGTATAAAAAGCCGTTATGAACATAAAATTTCAGATTTACTGAATCAGCTTCAGAAGGAAAGGTGTAAAGTTGGGctattaaaacaaaaaacagaaaatcGGTCAGTTACACAACACACTTTAGATGGAAATTCTCCACATCCATCATTTGAAGAGAAACATTCAGGTGATCCTCTAAAACGCATTGATGGTAATAACGATGATCGAAAAATTGAcaataaattattgaaaacaatTAGTAAAAGCCTTGATGCTTTGCAACTAACCGTTGAAGAAGAACTTAGCAATCTGTATTCCCTCTCTAAGGATTTATCTTTTACTGACATTTCGGGACACATACCAAACTCTATTAGGAAGCTTGAAAAAGGGTTGAGTACTTTATCAGAATTAAAGGAACGTCTCAATGCATCAAATTCTGACAGACCTTCCCCGgacatttttaaagatacTCAAGCTATCATGAATTCTCGGAAGCTATTAAGCAATCCTAATTCTGATGCTCAAAGTGGTTTAATATCATCATTGCAGAAAAAGCTTTATAATCCTGAATCTAATATGGAATTTACTGGGCTGAAACCTTTGTCTCCAAGCAAAATCAGCAATTTACCCTCTTCTCAACCCGGCTCACCTTCAAAGAGATCTGGCAAAATGGAAGCACTGATTAGAAATTTTGATCAAAATAGTAGTATTCCTGATCCCTTTATCGTTAATCAACGGAATTCCGTGCTTCAAACAgagtttgaaaaaatcaatttgaaGTTAAAGGAAGCTACAAAGTCTGGAATCTTAGATAACAAAGATCTATCAAAATTTTCGGAACTTATACAATCTttgttaaaagaaaatgaggAACTTAAAAACTTAACTACTAGTAATTTAGGCAGTGATGATAAAATGCTTGATTTTGCTCCATTACTTGAAGATGTTCCAAATAATACTAGAAACCAAATCAAAGGTTTTGTGGAAAAGGCAATATCATCGAAGCGAGCTATTGCAAAGTTATATTCGGCAAGCGAAGAAAAGCTGTTTTCAACGGAAAAAGCTTTAAGAGAGATAACCAAGGAAAGAGATCGTTTGCTTCATGGGTTGCAAGGACCTTCTGTTCCTACATCTCCTTTAAAGGCTCCCACTGCTTCTCAATTAATAATTCCCAATTTTGATGGTAGTATAACTAATTATTCtggagaagaagaaaccGAGTGGTTGCAAGAAGAAGTTAATATAATGAAGATAAAGGAGCTTACTTCTACAGTTAACAAGTACCGCGAACAGCTTGCGATGGTCCAGTCACTCAATGAGCATGCAGAATCTTCACTTTCTAAAGCTGAAAGGTCTAAAAATTATCTTACCGGGCGTTTACAGGAAGTTGAAGAACTCGCTCGCGGATTTCAAACAACAAATGCTGATCTGCAAAACGAACTGGCAGATGCTGTCGTGAAACAAAAGGAGTATGAAGTTCTTTACGTTGAAAAGAGCAACGATTATAATACTTTGCTGCtgcaaaaagaaaaactgaTGAAACAAATTGATGAGTTTCATGTCATTCGTGTTCAAGATCTCGAGGAACGAGAAAAGAAGGATCAACTACTCTTTCAACGTTATCAAAAGGAGCTAAATGGTTTCAAAGTACAGTTGGAAGAAGAACGTGAGAAGAACTTGCGCATTAGACAAGATAATCGGCACATGCATGCGGAAATTGGTGATATCCGTACCAAATTTGACGAATTAGTTTTGGAAAAGacaaatttgttaaaagaaaattcaatacTTCAAGCAGACTTACAATCTCTTTCTCGTGTCAATAATTCTTCCTCAACAGCGCAACAAAATGCCCAAAGCCaacttctttctttgaCTGCACAACTCCAAGAAGTACGAGAAGCAAACCAGACATTAAGAAAAGATCAAGATACCCTTTTAAGAGAAAATCGAAACCTTGAGCGAAAACTTCACGAAGTTTCAGAGcaattgaacaaaaaattcgatAGTTCTGCAAGACcttttgatgaaattgaaatggAGAAAGAGGTATTAACACTCAAGAGTAACCTTGCTCAAAAAGATGACTTACTATCATCATTAGTTGAACGCATAAAACAGATCGAAATGTTTGCGCtaaaaactcaaaaagATAGTAATAATCATCGAGAAGAAAATCTTCAACTGCATCGTCAACTCGGAGTTTTAcaaaaggagaaaaaggatttgGAGCTCAAATTGTTTGATTTAGATCTTAAAACTTATCCCATATCAACATCAAAGGACGTCCGAATGCtacaaaagcaaatatCAGATTTGGAAGCATCGTTTGCTGCTTCCGACATCGAACGAATTAAAGGAATTGATGAATGTCGCAATCGCGATAGGACTATCCGTCAACTGGAAGCtcaaatatcaaaatttgatgatgataaaaagagaataCAGAGCTCAGTTTCTCGTTTGGAGGAAAGAAATGCGCAACTGAGAAATCAATTAGAAGATGTGCAAGCTTCAGAAACACAATGGAAATTTGCACTACGTCGGACGGAACATGCTCTTCAAGAAGAGCGTGAACGCGTCAAAAGTTTGGAAACcgattttgataaatataGATCTTTGCTGGAGGGTCAAAGAGTAAAGAGAAGTGAAAGTAGATTATCCATGAGGTCCAATCGTTCGCCTAGCGTTCTAAGGTAG
- a CDS encoding esterase/lipase: MLKKEQLTVESINDGISKTFSQAFRFLAHHELRKNRTFMLDLGVSILKKFLIDSRDYKVEVVQDFCSRSLTDEFKFKFTSQPIDSKSESDSASYIRNYLGPEGIKQFGGSNWWLYRKSPLKSWWIERRHHIRHNLKCDKVIFYVHGGAHYLSTVRTNAYHIQRHTAALGARTFAPDLRLAPQFPFPCSLHDVLSSYLYLLKSTKPENIIFMGDSSGAGLIVASLVLIRDSKLPLPAGVVYDSPWVDLTHSLPSVVADDAADYIPSEGFHHRASRYWPITNLDSFSTISEKELLNYSKKQELTNFIENSIRKKIQTIKNLIPVLQEMDKEHARIDFDNVDSRLDPNILTTFPFQVQFYTSNANLKHPLISPIFTENLGGLPPSLVLGGSGERLRDEIVYIAHKMNTDVYNGKRTKVRLEMYDDCCHVVTALPFVKEAGIMVRRAANFAYWCLKQHDSSFVSPNKHLDGNPSHANEDMVRLRISRNGEERLMEPKDEIQCLNLPKSALGTIQVKALIRWIDVELILLSKDTKKPARYFAEFKHADLNGYLVKPKEYTMEGENPPLSALVANCKISPEKKQ; this comes from the coding sequence ATGCTGAAAAAGGAGCAGTTAACTGTCGAATCAATTAATGATGGAATATCTAAAACGTTTAGTCAAGCATTCCGTTTCCTGGCTCATCATGAGTTACGCAAGAATAGAACTTTCATGCTTGATTTGGGAGTGtcgattttaaaaaaatttttaattgataGCAGGGATTATAAAGTAGAAGTTGTTCAAGATTTTTGCTCAAGGAGCTTAACGGATGAGTTTAAGTTTAAATTTACATCACAACCTATAGATTCAAAGTCAGAATCAGATTCTGCTTCTTACATTCGAAACTATTTGGGACCAGAAGGCATTAAACAATTTGGGGGCTCAAACTGGTGGCTTTATCGAAAGTCACCTTTAAAATCCTGGTGGATTGAAAGGCGACATCATATAAGGCACAATCTCAAATGTGataaagttattttttatgttcatGGAGGTGCTCATTATTTAAGTACTGTTCGTACTAATGCTTATCATATTCAGCGTCATACTGCAGCTCTGGGTGCTAGAACCTTTGCTCCAGATCTGCGGTTAGCACCGCAATTTCCCTTTCCTTGCTCTTTGCATGATGTACTTTCATCTTATTTGTATCTACTTAAAAGCACCAAGCcagaaaatataatatttatggGCGATAGCTCAGGTGCTGGTTTAATCGTTGCATCACTAGTTTTGATTAGAGATTCAAAATTACCCTTACCTGCTGGAGTAGTTTATGATTCCCCTTGGGTTGATTTGACTCATAGTCTTCCTTCTGTAGTTGCAGATGATGCTGCTGACTATATTCCAAGCGAAGGATTTCATCACCGAGCCAGCAGATATTGGCCCATTACTAACTTAGATTCTTTCTCAACGATATCCGAAAAGGAATTACTAAATTATTCCAAGAAACAAGAATTGACTAACTTTATTGAAAACAGCATacgtaaaaaaattcagaccatcaaaaatttgatcCCCGTGTTGCAAGAGATGGATAAAGAACATGCACGTATTGATTTTGACAATGTGGACTCTCGTTTAGACCCTAACATTTTGACTacatttccttttcaagTACAGTTTTATACCTCTAATGCAAATTTAAAGCATCCTCTGATCAGTCCTATCTTCACTGAAAACCTTGGTGGTTTACCGCCGTCACTTGTTCTGGGTGGATCGGGCGAACGCTTACGAGACGAAATAGTGTACATCGCTCACAAAATGAATACAGACGTATACAATGGTAAGCGTACAAAGGTTCGTTTGGAAATGTACGATGATTGTTGTCATGTCGTTACAGCTCTTCCTTTTGTAAAAGAAGCTGGGATTATGGTCCGACGTGCTGCTAATTTTGCTTATTGGTGTTTAAAGCAGCATGATTCGTCTTTTGTATCGCCTAATAAACACCTTGATGGTAATCCGTCTCATGCTAATGAAGATATGGTTCGTTTAAGAATTTCGCGAAATGGTGAGGAACGATTGATGGAGCCtaaagatgaaattcaATGTTTAAATTTACCGAAAAGTGCTTTAGGTACTATACAGGTGAAAGCACTCATTCGCTGGATTGACGTTGAATTAATCTTGCTCAGTAAAGACACTAAAAAGCCAGCACGGTACTTCGCTGAATTTAAACACGCCGATTTAAATGGGTATTTAGTCAAGCCCAAAGAGTATACGATGGAAGGGGAAAATCCTCCACTTTCTGCCTTGGTAGCTAACTGTAAAATTAGCCccgaaaaaaaacaataa
- the lcb4 gene encoding sphinganine kinase, with translation MDFGLTNNSIKAFEDQKLLHIHQSCVSYPSDTLICSIPVSAKNVDLNIPFKNILWVDKTGPNSVTLSYVSRSSKVATKCWVDFVENSDQFCEYLLDVAYKGIKRSRRFIVFINPHGGKGKAKHIWESEAEPVFSSAHSICEVVLTRRKDHAKSIAKNLDVGSYDGILSVGGDGLFHEVINGLGERDDYLEAFKLPVCMIPGGSGNAFSYNATGQLKPALTALEILKGRPTSFDLMTFEQKGKKAYSFLTANYGIIADCDIGTENWRFMGENRAYLGFFLRLFQKPDWKCSIEMDVVSSDRTEIKHMYEKSKNLAPMSESSDSDKTVSTSPESHLLTFEINDLSIFCAGLLPYIAPDAKMFPAASNDDGLIDVVIVYSKQFRKSLLSMFTQLDNGGFYYSKHLNYYKVRSFRFTPVNTGKRHYFALDGESYPLEPFECRVAPKLGTTLSPVAGFQLLDI, from the exons ATGGATTTCGGTCTTACCAATAATTCAATCAAAGCTTTTGAAGATCAGAAACTTTTGCACATTCATCAATCTTGTGTCTCTTACCCTAGCGATACTTTGATCTGTTCTATTCCAG TCTCTGCAAAAAATGTCGATTTAAACAttccttttaaaaacattcTTTGGGTAGATAAAACTGGCCCTAATTCTGTAACGTTAAGTTATGTATCTAGATCAAGCAAAGTTGCAACAAAATGCTGGGTTGATTTCGTCGAAAATTCCGATCAGTTTTGTGAATATTTGTTGGACGTTGCATATAAAG GTATAAAACGTTCAAGACGattcattgtttttattaatccCCATGGAGGGAAGGGAAAAGCCAAACATATTTGGGAAAGTGAAGCGGAACCAGTTTTCAGTAGTGCTCACAGTATATGTGAAGTAGTTTTGACTAGACGGAAGGATCATGCAAAAAGTATTGCAAAGAATCTTGACGTCGGAAGTTATGACGGTATATTATCTGTTGGAGGTGATGGCTTGTTTCATGAAGTGATCAATGGCTTGGGTGAGAGAGACGATTACTTGGAAGCATTCAAACTTCCCGTTTGTATGATACCTGGTGGATCTGGTAATGCATTTAGTTATAATGCGACAGGACAACTTAAACCAGCATTAACCGCTTTGGAAATTCTTAAAGGAAGACCTACTTCTTTCGATTTAATGACCTTTGaacaaaaaggaaagaaggCTTACTCTTTTTTGACAGCCAATTATGGTATCATCGCTGACTGCGATATTGGTACTGAGAATTGGAGATTTATGGGTGAAAATCGTGCATATCTTGGGTTCTTTTTGcgtctttttcaaaaaccgGATTGGAAATGTAGCATTGAAATGGACGTTGTGTCTTCTGATCGTACAGAAATTAAACACATGTAtgagaaaagtaaaaacttAGCACCGATGTCTGAATCAAGCGATAGCGATAAAACGGTTTCGACGAGTCCTGAATCACATTTATTGACCTTTGAAATCAATGATCTTTCAATCTTTTGTGCTGGGTTACTTCCGTATATCGCACCTGATGCAAAAATGTTCCCTGCAGCTAGCAACGATGACGGCTTAATCGATGTTGTAATTGTTTATTCTAAACAATTTCGTAAATCTTTATTGAGTATGTTTACTCAACTCGATAATGGAGGTTTTTATTACTCTAAGCATTTAAACTATTACAAAGTTCGTTCTTTTCGATTTACTCCTGTTAATACGGGAAAGCGTCATTATTTTGCTTTAGATGGTGAAAGTTACCCATTGGAACCATTTGAATGTCGCGTGGCTCCAAAATTAGGAACTACTTTATCTCCTGTTGCAGGGTTTCAATTGTTGGATATATAA